The following coding sequences lie in one Myxococcota bacterium genomic window:
- a CDS encoding GNAT family N-acetyltransferase, whose amino-acid sequence MSIRAYRPDDAKAVAELAVACARGENDFVLNPLWETSEELDAEFRRFGIAPEEHLWVADPDGNGDLVGLVGFLRRPGDTSAGMICPIVRRGERGRGVGGELLRAAQNAATDSLGIDFVTAGIGTRNRGGYSLLSSHGFRPVRQAFLMRCDRAPESLPEASLQVEPATTEHAGPLCDLYNACDFEPRTPDQMRSVLEDGRHLHWMAWDGEQLIAFVELETHWPERPWVAFVGVDPERRGRGLGTQLVSHALANRFADGARAGLLMLSPANRSAMRAYEKTGFRRFRLIDVLEKRL is encoded by the coding sequence ATGTCGATCCGTGCCTATCGCCCCGACGACGCGAAAGCCGTGGCCGAGCTCGCCGTTGCCTGCGCCCGCGGCGAGAACGACTTCGTGCTGAACCCGCTCTGGGAGACCTCCGAGGAGCTCGACGCCGAGTTCCGGCGTTTCGGGATCGCCCCAGAAGAACATCTGTGGGTGGCGGACCCGGACGGCAACGGCGATCTCGTCGGGTTGGTGGGTTTCCTGCGCCGGCCCGGCGACACCAGCGCGGGCATGATCTGCCCGATCGTGCGACGTGGAGAACGTGGGCGCGGTGTGGGCGGCGAGCTGCTCCGCGCCGCACAGAACGCGGCGACCGATTCCCTCGGCATCGACTTCGTGACGGCCGGGATCGGCACGCGCAACCGCGGCGGCTACTCGCTGCTCTCCAGCCACGGCTTCCGGCCGGTGCGGCAGGCCTTCCTGATGCGCTGCGATCGTGCGCCCGAGTCACTCCCCGAAGCGTCTCTGCAGGTCGAACCCGCGACGACCGAGCATGCGGGCCCGCTCTGTGACCTCTACAACGCCTGCGACTTCGAACCGCGCACACCCGATCAGATGCGCAGCGTTCTCGAAGACGGGCGACATCTCCATTGGATGGCCTGGGACGGCGAGCAGCTGATCGCCTTCGTCGAACTCGAGACCCACTGGCCCGAGCGCCCGTGGGTGGCGTTCGTCGGCGTCGACCCCGAGCGACGCGGACGGGGGCTGGGGACCCAGCTCGTGTCGCACGCGTTGGCGAATCGCTTCGCCGACGGCGCACGCGCGGGGCTGTTGATGCTCTCCCCGGCGAACCGCAGTGCGATGCGCGCCTACGAGAAGACCGGCTTCCGGCGCTTCCGACTGATCGACGTCCTCGAGAAGCGGCTCTAG
- a CDS encoding metallophosphoesterase, with protein sequence MTNAPPSTLRRRFFSRLVFHLAALLGAGQAALAHWVHAVAWSRPPLSGWVWVGTAVGLGLANAWIVPWLNQARRRQDRAGRLARFYMEFGVASMFVALAVAGSWLVYGTASLVAAPFGVSSEAIWPAFRWLSTAGVFAVAGYLLYGFTWGQRRVDVSETRFTLRELHPQLAGLRLAQISDLHIGNGLEGRRLERMVERVNATEADLVVMTGDIFDFDPRFVEDGARRLGGLRARYGVYAILGNHDRYVGSELVANALATHAPEIRLLRDEWVRVPTERPFYLGGIEDRGEYWFGTELRYDAVANLAASRPDDGAHVLLVHQPELFSQAADHGFPLVLAGHTHGGQIALPVAGGRVNLARVMSPLTRGRYEVADSTLYVNRGLGVGGPAVRIHCDREIAVHRLEPA encoded by the coding sequence ATGACGAACGCCCCGCCTTCGACTCTTCGCCGTCGCTTCTTCTCCCGCCTGGTCTTCCACCTCGCGGCCCTGCTCGGGGCTGGCCAGGCCGCGCTCGCCCACTGGGTCCACGCCGTCGCGTGGAGCCGGCCACCGCTCTCCGGCTGGGTGTGGGTCGGCACGGCGGTGGGGCTCGGCCTCGCCAACGCGTGGATCGTGCCCTGGTTGAACCAGGCACGGCGTCGCCAGGACCGCGCCGGTCGGCTGGCCCGCTTCTACATGGAGTTCGGGGTCGCGTCGATGTTCGTGGCGCTCGCGGTCGCGGGCAGCTGGCTCGTCTACGGCACGGCGTCGCTCGTGGCCGCTCCCTTCGGTGTCAGCAGCGAGGCCATCTGGCCCGCGTTTCGCTGGCTCTCGACGGCGGGCGTGTTCGCGGTCGCCGGGTATCTCCTCTACGGGTTCACCTGGGGACAGCGCCGCGTCGACGTGAGCGAGACGCGCTTCACCCTGCGCGAACTCCATCCCCAGCTCGCGGGCCTGCGTCTGGCCCAGATCAGCGACCTCCACATCGGGAATGGCCTGGAAGGTCGCCGTCTCGAACGCATGGTCGAACGGGTGAACGCGACCGAAGCCGACCTCGTCGTGATGACCGGCGACATCTTCGACTTCGATCCGCGTTTCGTCGAAGACGGGGCGCGGCGTCTGGGCGGGCTGCGCGCGCGCTACGGGGTCTACGCGATCCTCGGCAACCACGATCGCTACGTCGGCTCCGAGCTGGTGGCGAACGCACTCGCGACCCACGCGCCGGAGATTCGACTCTTGCGGGACGAATGGGTGCGGGTGCCGACCGAGCGCCCATTCTACCTCGGCGGCATCGAGGACCGCGGCGAGTACTGGTTCGGCACCGAGCTGCGCTACGACGCCGTCGCGAACCTCGCGGCGTCGCGTCCCGACGACGGCGCGCACGTCCTGCTGGTGCATCAGCCCGAGCTGTTCTCGCAGGCGGCGGACCACGGATTCCCGCTGGTGCTCGCCGGGCACACCCACGGTGGGCAGATCGCACTCCCCGTTGCGGGTGGGCGCGTCAATCTCGCCCGGGTGATGTCGCCGCTGACGCGGGGTCGCTACGAGGTGGCGGACTCGACGCTCTACGTGAACCGCGGTCTCGGCGTCGGCGGCCCGGCCGTGCGCATCCACTGCGATCGCGAGATCGCCGTGCACCGGCTCGAGCCCGCCTAG
- a CDS encoding O-methyltransferase, protein MNEKTLGLSPELQAYVVDQLPGNDPVVDALIAETEALGGVRIMQIAPEQGPFLAMLVKLLGAKRCVEVGTFTGLSALYVARALPADGTLLCCDTSEEWTAIGQRHWKQAGVADRIELRIAPAIETLRSLPREPHLDFAFIDADKTGYHDYYEEILPRLRPGGLIVVDNVLWSGKVIDPTVTDADTEALRRFNAHVAADDRVENVMVSVSDGLTLARRVA, encoded by the coding sequence ATGAACGAGAAGACCCTCGGACTCTCGCCGGAGCTCCAGGCCTACGTCGTCGATCAGCTGCCGGGGAACGATCCGGTGGTCGACGCGTTGATCGCCGAAACCGAAGCGCTGGGCGGCGTGCGCATCATGCAGATCGCCCCGGAGCAGGGCCCCTTCCTCGCCATGCTGGTGAAGCTCCTCGGCGCGAAGCGCTGCGTCGAGGTCGGCACCTTCACGGGGTTGTCCGCCCTCTACGTGGCGCGCGCGCTCCCCGCCGACGGCACGCTGCTCTGCTGCGACACCAGTGAGGAGTGGACGGCGATCGGCCAGCGACACTGGAAGCAGGCGGGCGTCGCAGACCGCATCGAGCTGCGGATCGCACCGGCCATCGAAACCCTGCGCAGCTTGCCGCGCGAGCCCCATCTCGACTTCGCCTTCATCGACGCCGACAAGACCGGCTACCACGACTACTACGAAGAGATCCTCCCGCGCTTGCGACCCGGCGGGCTGATCGTGGTCGACAACGTGCTCTGGTCCGGGAAGGTGATCGATCCGACCGTCACCGACGCGGATACCGAAGCGTTGCGCCGCTTCAACGCCCACGTCGCCGCCGACGACCGCGTCGAGAACGTGATGGTCTCGGTCAGCGACGGGCTGACGCTGGCGCGCCGCGTCGCCTAG
- a CDS encoding FAD-binding oxidoreductase, which translates to MSPSAERASVSRLADRAGARWQEHAPVSFGETSVAATWTPSDADEVAHALAASAELGAAVLPRGAGTQADCGNLPERADCFLSSAALETIDALDASEGVCHAGAGTPLARLQAAAVEAGWELPLEDAGRGSSLGGVLATARLTPRAQGFGRVRNVVLGLEIAHANGTVTRCGGRVVKNVTGYDLAKLYLGSLGSLGVLCGAWLRLRPKPQRVVRLESDPGTETASRAVDWARRASVRACAVREGATKAGAAIELAGDAASVAADRDALIAEGLQEAEDVDLFAHPAADGHLEFQLSFLPTRWPALAAHLRDLSVGYCAWPGLGVLSVQFDADAERAFALAGEAAAIAEGRWRCETPSLAGERDVFGATDAESALGRALKAQFDPAGVLNPGRMAGRL; encoded by the coding sequence GTGTCCCCTTCGGCTGAGCGCGCTTCGGTTTCCCGGCTCGCCGATCGCGCGGGAGCTCGCTGGCAGGAACACGCTCCCGTGTCGTTCGGGGAGACTTCGGTCGCGGCGACCTGGACACCGTCCGACGCCGATGAGGTCGCCCACGCGCTGGCGGCGTCCGCCGAGCTCGGCGCCGCCGTGCTGCCGCGGGGAGCTGGTACTCAGGCCGACTGCGGGAACCTGCCAGAGCGGGCGGATTGTTTTCTGTCGAGTGCCGCGCTCGAGACGATCGACGCGCTGGACGCGAGCGAGGGGGTCTGTCACGCGGGAGCAGGGACGCCGCTGGCCCGGTTGCAGGCGGCCGCGGTCGAAGCCGGCTGGGAGCTTCCGCTGGAGGACGCTGGCCGCGGCTCGAGTCTCGGCGGCGTGCTGGCCACCGCGCGGCTGACGCCGCGCGCTCAGGGCTTCGGCCGGGTGCGCAACGTGGTGCTCGGGCTCGAGATCGCCCACGCGAACGGCACCGTGACCCGCTGCGGCGGCCGCGTCGTGAAGAACGTGACGGGCTACGACCTTGCGAAGCTCTACCTCGGGTCTCTCGGGAGCCTGGGGGTTCTGTGCGGGGCCTGGCTGCGGCTGCGTCCAAAGCCGCAGCGCGTGGTCCGGCTCGAGTCCGACCCGGGAACCGAGACGGCGTCGCGCGCGGTGGACTGGGCGCGGCGGGCCTCGGTCCGCGCTTGTGCCGTTCGTGAGGGAGCGACGAAAGCGGGTGCGGCGATCGAGCTCGCGGGGGACGCGGCGAGCGTGGCAGCCGATCGCGACGCGCTCATCGCGGAGGGTCTCCAGGAAGCCGAAGACGTCGACCTCTTCGCGCATCCCGCGGCGGACGGTCACCTGGAGTTCCAGCTCTCGTTCTTGCCGACGCGCTGGCCGGCGCTGGCCGCGCACTTGCGCGACCTGAGCGTGGGCTACTGCGCCTGGCCCGGACTCGGGGTGCTGTCCGTGCAGTTCGACGCCGATGCCGAGCGCGCCTTTGCGCTCGCCGGGGAAGCCGCTGCCATCGCCGAGGGGCGTTGGCGTTGCGAGACGCCGTCGTTGGCGGGGGAGCGTGACGTCTTCGGAGCGACCGACGCCGAGTCGGCGCTCGGGCGCGCGTTGAAGGCCCAGTTCGATCCCGCGGGCGTGCTCAACCCGGGTCGCATGGCGGGACGCCTGTGA
- a CDS encoding alpha-isopropylmalate synthase regulatory domain-containing protein has protein sequence MPRLDPNRVQIMDTTLRDGEQTPDVAYTPAEKLQLARILLTEVKVDRIEIASTRVSKGEREAARLITDWARKKRLLPRVEILGYCDGRASVDWIAATGGRVMNLLVKGSEEHCRGQLGLDPEEHRHRVATTAKNAKRKRILANAYLEDWSSGVRDSFDYVFSMVQCLRESGVERVYLADTLGVLSPEDVQRYVGLMTATWPDTLFEFHAHNDYGLANANCLAAVRSGARGVHTSVNGMGERAGNTRLAEVVATLHDHTDWKTGVVEKRLSSISRLVATFSGKDVASNAPVVGKDVFTQTAGIHADGDAKGDLYASELAPDRFGERRRYALGKLSGKASLDHNLKNLGIVLPSDDRELVLQRIIDLGDKKHTVVAEDLPYIIADVLKTPEHQRIRVKDYRVEVSTEGAPHAEVTLAYKRRTAKAKAGGDGGYDALMSALRKAAKKLEIEVARLADFRVRIPPGGRTTALVETLITWRPDDPEVDSFSTLGVDSDQLHAAVIATEKMLNALASPRRR, from the coding sequence GTGCCGCGCCTCGACCCCAACCGCGTCCAGATCATGGACACCACCCTGCGCGATGGCGAGCAGACGCCCGACGTCGCCTACACGCCCGCCGAGAAGCTCCAGCTGGCGCGCATCCTCCTGACCGAGGTGAAAGTCGACCGGATCGAGATCGCCTCGACCCGCGTCTCGAAGGGGGAGCGCGAGGCAGCGCGGCTGATCACCGACTGGGCGCGCAAGAAGCGGTTGCTGCCGCGCGTCGAGATCCTCGGCTACTGCGACGGGCGGGCCTCGGTCGACTGGATCGCCGCGACCGGTGGTCGGGTCATGAATCTCCTGGTGAAGGGTTCCGAGGAGCACTGCCGCGGGCAGCTCGGCCTCGACCCCGAAGAACACCGCCATCGCGTGGCCACGACCGCGAAGAACGCGAAGCGGAAACGCATCCTCGCGAACGCGTACCTCGAAGACTGGTCGAGCGGGGTTCGGGATTCCTTCGACTACGTGTTCTCGATGGTGCAATGCCTGCGCGAGAGTGGCGTCGAGCGCGTCTACCTCGCCGACACCCTCGGCGTTCTCTCCCCCGAAGACGTCCAGCGCTACGTCGGTCTGATGACCGCCACCTGGCCCGACACCCTCTTCGAGTTCCACGCCCACAACGACTACGGCCTGGCGAACGCCAACTGCCTGGCCGCGGTGCGCTCGGGCGCGCGCGGCGTTCACACCAGCGTGAACGGCATGGGAGAGCGCGCCGGCAACACGCGTCTCGCCGAAGTGGTCGCGACGCTCCACGACCACACGGACTGGAAGACCGGCGTCGTCGAGAAGCGGCTCTCCTCGATCTCGCGACTGGTGGCGACCTTCAGCGGCAAGGACGTCGCCTCCAACGCGCCGGTCGTCGGCAAGGACGTCTTCACCCAGACCGCCGGCATCCATGCCGACGGCGACGCGAAGGGCGATCTCTACGCGAGCGAGCTCGCGCCCGACCGCTTCGGCGAACGCCGCCGCTATGCGCTCGGCAAGCTCTCGGGGAAGGCCTCCCTCGACCACAACCTCAAGAACCTCGGCATCGTGCTCCCGAGCGATGATCGCGAACTCGTGTTGCAACGGATCATCGACCTCGGTGACAAGAAGCACACGGTGGTCGCCGAGGACCTGCCCTACATCATCGCCGACGTGCTGAAGACGCCCGAGCACCAGCGTATTCGCGTCAAGGACTACCGGGTCGAAGTGTCGACCGAGGGAGCCCCGCACGCGGAGGTGACGCTCGCCTACAAGCGCCGCACGGCGAAGGCGAAGGCGGGTGGCGACGGCGGCTACGACGCCCTGATGTCGGCACTGCGCAAGGCCGCGAAGAAGCTCGAGATCGAGGTGGCGCGACTCGCCGACTTCCGGGTGCGCATCCCCCCCGGAGGCCGCACCACCGCACTGGTCGAGACGCTCATCACCTGGCGACCCGACGACCCGGAGGTCGACTCGTTCTCGACCCTGGGCGTCGACTCGGACCAGCTCCACGCGGCCGTGATCGCCACCGAGAAGATGCTCAACGCGCTGGCGTCCCCACGCCGGCGCTGA
- a CDS encoding tetratricopeptide repeat protein has translation MAKATTEELEDRARRLRALLEREPADATTWFTLGRALIDLRRWDDARDAFREALVHDPEYTAAHRDLGRAHLELGDAEAAARVLDGALELASRKGDLQTRREMEVFLARAEKSLGRPPREAAAPAPAQATDAPRPVNPEAKALYREGFDHFANDRHEEAIALYEKALALDPELAIAWNGLSLAYRQLGQLDQAIAAGRRVIELEPDDALGHTNLSILYMRNGLIPEAEEEKAIAMQLQMRAAGRR, from the coding sequence ATGGCGAAGGCAACCACCGAGGAGCTCGAAGACCGCGCGCGACGCCTGCGGGCCCTGCTCGAACGCGAGCCCGCCGACGCCACCACCTGGTTCACGCTGGGCCGCGCCCTCATCGATCTGCGGCGCTGGGACGACGCCCGGGACGCGTTCCGGGAGGCGCTGGTCCACGATCCCGAGTACACCGCCGCCCACCGCGATCTGGGGCGGGCCCACCTCGAACTCGGCGACGCGGAAGCGGCAGCCCGCGTCCTCGACGGCGCCCTCGAGCTGGCATCGCGGAAGGGCGACCTCCAGACGCGCCGGGAGATGGAGGTGTTTCTCGCGCGCGCCGAGAAGAGCCTGGGACGCCCCCCGCGCGAAGCGGCCGCCCCGGCACCGGCCCAGGCGACCGACGCACCGCGTCCCGTGAACCCCGAGGCGAAGGCGCTCTACCGCGAGGGCTTCGACCATTTCGCCAACGACCGACACGAGGAAGCCATCGCGCTCTACGAGAAGGCCCTCGCGCTCGACCCCGAGCTCGCGATCGCGTGGAACGGGCTCTCCCTCGCCTATCGCCAACTCGGCCAGCTGGATCAAGCGATCGCAGCCGGGCGCCGCGTGATCGAACTCGAACCCGACGACGCGCTCGGCCACACGAACCTCTCCATTCTCTATATGCGCAACGGGCTGATTCCCGAGGCCGAGGAGGAGAAGGCCATCGCCATGCAGCTCCAGATGCGCGCCGCCGGGCGACGCTGA
- a CDS encoding heterodisulfide reductase-related iron-sulfur binding cluster: protein MSASEEAPVCPPIRRGWDDIYEGALDCVHCGLCLTSCPTYRATGRESSSPRGRIYLMRGIAEQRVPLGELARDEAHLCLGCRACETACPSGVQYGAMLERTREEVRLAGLREDWPARIERFLLRHLVPHRARLGLAFDLLAFAQRLGLDRAVGAMLPPRLREAQALLPRVPSRAERRTPPTRIPAQGQQRGRVGFLRGCVMSEAFADINAATLRVLARNGLEVVVPDDQGCCGALQAHAGDRDTAVALARVNLGAFAEVDTVVTNSAGCGAALCDAGHWMPGEGEPLAKKSRDVCAVLDEVGLRPPDRRIEARVCYDDPCHLVHGQRVADAPRRLLAQIPGLRLTEHAEPTACCGAAGTYNLTQPEMSQAVLARKMDALAAADPDLIVTGNPGCLMQLRAGATARGLRAEVLHPVELLDRAYSR, encoded by the coding sequence GTGAGCGCGTCCGAGGAAGCGCCGGTCTGTCCCCCGATCCGTCGCGGTTGGGACGACATCTACGAGGGGGCCCTCGACTGCGTGCACTGCGGGCTGTGCCTCACGAGCTGTCCGACCTATCGCGCGACCGGGCGCGAGTCGTCGTCGCCTCGGGGCCGGATCTATTTGATGCGCGGGATCGCCGAGCAGCGGGTTCCCCTCGGCGAACTCGCCCGGGACGAGGCGCACCTCTGCCTCGGCTGTCGTGCCTGCGAGACCGCTTGTCCATCCGGTGTGCAGTACGGCGCGATGCTCGAGCGCACGCGCGAAGAGGTGCGGCTCGCCGGCCTGCGCGAGGACTGGCCGGCCCGGATCGAGCGTTTCCTGCTGCGCCACCTCGTCCCGCATCGGGCGCGCCTGGGGCTGGCATTCGACCTGCTCGCCTTCGCCCAGCGGCTCGGCCTCGATCGCGCGGTGGGCGCGATGCTGCCCCCGCGGCTGCGAGAGGCCCAGGCGCTGTTGCCGCGGGTGCCTTCTCGCGCCGAGCGACGCACACCGCCGACGCGGATTCCCGCCCAGGGCCAGCAGCGTGGCAGGGTGGGCTTCTTGCGCGGCTGCGTGATGTCCGAGGCGTTCGCGGACATCAACGCTGCGACCCTTCGCGTGCTGGCGCGCAACGGCCTCGAGGTGGTGGTACCCGACGACCAGGGTTGCTGCGGCGCGCTGCAGGCACACGCAGGCGATCGCGACACCGCCGTCGCACTCGCCCGAGTGAACCTCGGGGCCTTCGCCGAGGTGGACACGGTCGTGACCAACTCGGCCGGCTGCGGTGCGGCCTTGTGCGATGCCGGTCACTGGATGCCTGGCGAAGGGGAACCGCTGGCGAAGAAGTCGCGCGACGTCTGCGCGGTGCTCGACGAGGTGGGGCTGCGCCCGCCGGACCGACGCATCGAGGCGCGGGTCTGCTACGACGATCCTTGTCACCTCGTGCACGGCCAGCGCGTCGCGGACGCTCCCAGGCGGCTGTTGGCGCAGATTCCCGGCCTCCGTTTGACGGAACACGCCGAGCCCACCGCGTGCTGTGGTGCCGCCGGGACCTACAACCTCACCCAGCCCGAGATGTCCCAGGCCGTGCTCGCGCGCAAGATGGACGCCCTGGCTGCGGCGGACCCCGACCTGATCGTGACCGGGAACCCGGGCTGCCTGATGCAGCTGCGCGCTGGGGCGACGGCGCGCGGTCTGCGCGCCGAAGTGTTGCACCCGGTGGAGCTCCTGGACCGCGCCTACTCCCGGTAG
- a CDS encoding beta-ketoacyl synthase N-terminal-like domain-containing protein: protein MAKEVYVAAVGLTKVDLTGRIFASIFDLFADAFARALEDSSVRSFDAVQVGIMDSEEFENRANIATKVADRLGLTGIPAVRSETASSTGAAALHEAYYKVASGAFESVLVLGGERMKTVTTEVATTIMSKTVDPEERRFGFTMPALIALITQAWLQERRIGDAAAVEALSRLMHRAHALGSQNPLAAFFDKPEPLAAYHDEGRNLPVATPLRRKDCSPICDGAAALILTSRPQSVRVAGLGSATETSSILDRTVLTGLEATRRAAQLAYWRAGVANPREIEGLVVEVHDAFNSLLPIGLVDLGLFDPPKVLEALVGKTSGPAQDPYTNPITGPRGAIPTNLSGGLKARGHPVGGTGLFQICENYLQIMGRFPNPKAQVPDARFGISHSIGGPGNNNYVTLLERSDSRRHRDVVPAPRREFSSHEHRLVREQAQGLHGSAARVVAATTIHVTSGGGEPIHVALLEIDGRRVFATLDRATAEGPADQVLAGQKVRFLVKDDGDHYFQIPPERGFDLGRVVQSIRRRVGGRAAGTSRE, encoded by the coding sequence ATGGCCAAAGAGGTCTACGTCGCGGCGGTGGGCCTCACGAAGGTCGACCTCACCGGTCGCATCTTCGCCTCGATCTTCGACCTGTTCGCCGATGCGTTCGCACGCGCCCTCGAGGATTCCTCGGTGCGCAGTTTCGATGCGGTCCAGGTCGGCATCATGGACAGCGAGGAGTTCGAGAACCGCGCCAACATCGCCACCAAGGTGGCGGATCGGCTCGGGCTCACGGGCATTCCCGCGGTGCGCAGCGAGACGGCGTCGTCCACCGGCGCCGCAGCCCTGCACGAGGCCTACTACAAGGTGGCATCGGGCGCGTTCGAGAGCGTGCTCGTGCTCGGTGGCGAGCGGATGAAGACCGTCACCACCGAGGTGGCCACGACGATCATGTCGAAGACGGTCGATCCCGAGGAGCGCCGCTTCGGCTTCACGATGCCCGCCCTGATCGCGCTGATCACCCAGGCCTGGCTTCAAGAACGACGCATCGGCGACGCCGCCGCGGTCGAAGCCCTCTCGCGGCTGATGCATCGGGCCCACGCCCTCGGATCCCAGAACCCGCTGGCCGCCTTCTTCGACAAACCCGAACCGCTGGCGGCGTACCACGACGAGGGCCGCAACCTGCCCGTCGCGACACCCCTGCGCCGCAAGGATTGCTCGCCGATCTGCGACGGAGCCGCTGCGTTGATCCTCACCTCGCGCCCTCAGTCAGTGCGCGTCGCCGGCCTCGGCTCGGCCACCGAGACCAGCTCGATCCTCGACCGCACGGTGCTGACCGGGCTCGAAGCCACGCGCCGCGCGGCCCAGCTCGCCTACTGGCGCGCCGGTGTGGCGAACCCGCGCGAGATCGAGGGTCTGGTGGTCGAGGTGCACGACGCGTTCAACAGTCTCTTGCCGATCGGGCTCGTCGACCTCGGGCTCTTCGATCCGCCGAAGGTCCTCGAGGCCCTGGTCGGCAAGACCAGCGGCCCTGCCCAGGACCCGTACACCAACCCGATCACCGGACCGCGCGGCGCCATCCCCACGAATCTCTCGGGAGGGCTCAAGGCGCGCGGCCATCCCGTAGGTGGCACGGGCCTGTTCCAGATCTGTGAGAACTACCTGCAGATCATGGGTCGTTTCCCGAACCCGAAGGCCCAGGTGCCCGACGCCCGCTTCGGGATCTCCCACTCGATCGGCGGCCCCGGCAACAACAACTACGTGACGCTGCTCGAGCGCAGCGACAGCCGGCGCCACCGCGACGTCGTGCCCGCGCCGCGCCGCGAGTTCTCTTCTCACGAGCACCGCCTCGTCCGCGAACAGGCCCAGGGGCTCCACGGATCGGCCGCGCGCGTCGTGGCTGCGACCACCATCCACGTCACCTCGGGCGGTGGAGAGCCGATCCACGTCGCACTCCTCGAAATCGACGGGCGACGCGTCTTCGCGACCCTCGACCGGGCCACCGCGGAAGGGCCCGCGGACCAGGTGCTGGCCGGCCAGAAGGTGCGCTTCCTGGTGAAGGACGACGGCGACCACTACTTCCAGATCCCGCCCGAGCGCGGCTTCGATCTCGGCCGCGTCGTGCAATCCATCCGACGAAGGGTCGGAGGCCGGGCCGCCGGGACGTCAAGAGAGTAG
- a CDS encoding RluA family pseudouridine synthase, giving the protein MTEAKEGLPQTAADGGGQRFEVPREDAGRRLDAWLAERLSLSRAAVRRLLARGAVRIGGTPQTGSAKGLALRAGEQVEVDDAPRPEDERAAPEPGAPLTVLAEGPGWLAVDKPAGVPVHPLSPEEGGCVLNAVAARHPEIHGVGEGALRSGVVHRLDVDTSGALLLATEETRWQVLRQAFREHRVEKRYRAIVRGPLATDGERRLPLVVARHQPAFVRVARPKEQENARETTTRWRVLERFAEASLLEVETTSGFLHQVRAVLAHEGHPLAGDRTYAETREAPDPTTATRHLLHAASLCVDDVAAESPDPPDFAVVLADLRARG; this is encoded by the coding sequence ATGACCGAAGCGAAGGAAGGCCTGCCGCAGACCGCGGCCGATGGGGGCGGCCAGCGCTTCGAGGTGCCGCGTGAGGACGCGGGACGGCGGCTCGATGCCTGGCTGGCCGAGCGCCTCTCGCTCTCGCGAGCCGCCGTGCGACGGCTACTGGCCCGCGGTGCGGTCCGGATCGGTGGCACCCCCCAGACCGGGAGCGCCAAAGGGCTGGCGCTGCGCGCGGGCGAGCAGGTCGAGGTGGACGACGCCCCCCGGCCCGAAGACGAGCGAGCCGCGCCAGAACCGGGCGCCCCGCTCACGGTGCTCGCCGAGGGTCCGGGCTGGCTCGCGGTCGACAAGCCCGCCGGCGTTCCCGTTCATCCCTTGTCGCCGGAAGAGGGCGGCTGCGTCCTCAACGCGGTCGCGGCGCGTCACCCCGAGATCCACGGGGTGGGTGAGGGCGCCTTGCGCAGCGGTGTGGTGCACCGGCTCGACGTCGACACCTCGGGCGCACTGCTGCTCGCCACCGAGGAAACCCGTTGGCAGGTGCTGCGTCAGGCGTTTCGGGAGCACCGCGTCGAGAAGCGCTACCGGGCGATCGTCCGCGGGCCCCTCGCGACGGACGGTGAGCGCCGGCTTCCCCTGGTCGTGGCGCGACACCAGCCGGCGTTCGTGCGGGTCGCCCGTCCGAAGGAGCAGGAGAACGCCCGCGAGACGACCACCCGCTGGCGCGTGCTCGAACGCTTCGCCGAGGCCAGCCTGCTCGAGGTGGAGACGACCAGCGGGTTCCTGCACCAGGTGCGCGCGGTCCTCGCCCACGAGGGGCACCCGCTCGCCGGCGACCGAACCTACGCCGAGACGCGCGAGGCGCCGGACCCGACGACGGCCACCCGCCACTTGCTGCACGCGGCGTCGCTGTGCGTCGATGACGTAGCGGCGGAGAGCCCGGATCCGCCGGACTTTGCGGTGGTGCTCGCCGACCTGCGCGCCCGCGGCTAG